In Nocardioides sp. InS609-2, a single genomic region encodes these proteins:
- the glgP gene encoding alpha-glucan family phosphorylase: MRPVLPEPLTALGVLAGNLRWSWHPESQDVFRAVDAKVWEDVNHDPVRLLGAVGRERLDELAGDEAFLQTLGAAQADLDQYLTGERWYARKAGADAPRSIAYFSPEYGITAVLPQYSGGLGILAGDHLKAASDLGIPVVGVGLLYRHGYFKQSLSREGWQQETYPVLDPDELPLTLLREADGSRATISISLPDGPDLLAKIFVVNVGRVPLLLLDSDIEENSQHYRDVTDRLYGGNSEHRLRQELLLGVGGVRALRAFSRITGAPTPEVFHTNEGHAGFLGIERIRELTVADDGPRLDFDTALEVSRAGTVFTTHTPVPAGIDRFPRELIEQYFGGGSSPTPGVPADRVLRLGAEDYDGGDAAVFNMAVMGFRLAQRANGVSKLHGVVSRGMFNGLWPAFDEAEVPISSITNGVHGPTWIAREIFDLARSRGADVDGDDTDSLWPLVDEFGGRELWDLKRTLRARLVEDARGRMRRSSIKRGSAPAELGWVDSALDADVLTIGFARRVPSYKRLTLMLRDPARLKMLLLDPERPIQLVIAGKAHPADDGGKKLIQEIVKFADDPEIRHRIAFLPNYDIAMALPLYPGCDVWLNNPLRPYEACGTSGMKAALNGGLNLSILDGWWDEWYDGQNGWAIPSADGVDDQDRRDDLEANALYDLIENEVAPRFYDVDNEGVPTRWLEMVRHTLKSLGPKVLATRQVRDYVRDLYSPAAHTSRALNSNYDGARELAAWKQGVRQAWPSVHVEHVESAGVDDSPEVGANLTVRAFVALGSLSPDDVEVQVVHGRTTGDDELADSTVSVMHVVESYDGNRHRFDADVSLARSGSFGYTVRVVPRNDALASVAELGLVAVPA; this comes from the coding sequence GTGCGTCCTGTCCTCCCCGAGCCGCTGACCGCGCTGGGGGTGCTGGCTGGCAACCTGCGCTGGTCCTGGCATCCGGAGAGCCAGGACGTCTTCCGCGCTGTCGACGCGAAGGTCTGGGAGGACGTCAACCACGACCCCGTGCGCCTGCTGGGCGCCGTCGGTCGCGAGCGGCTCGACGAGCTCGCCGGCGACGAGGCGTTCCTGCAGACGCTGGGCGCCGCGCAGGCCGACCTCGACCAGTACCTCACCGGTGAGCGCTGGTACGCCCGCAAGGCCGGGGCCGACGCGCCCCGCTCGATCGCCTACTTCTCGCCCGAGTACGGCATCACCGCCGTGCTCCCGCAGTACTCCGGTGGCCTGGGCATCCTTGCCGGCGACCACCTCAAGGCGGCGTCCGACCTGGGCATCCCCGTCGTGGGGGTGGGCCTGCTCTACCGGCACGGCTACTTCAAGCAGTCGCTCTCTCGTGAGGGCTGGCAGCAGGAGACCTACCCGGTGCTGGACCCCGACGAGCTGCCGCTGACACTGTTGCGCGAGGCCGATGGGTCGCGCGCGACGATCTCGATCTCGCTGCCCGACGGCCCCGACCTGCTGGCCAAGATCTTCGTGGTCAACGTCGGCCGCGTGCCGCTGCTGCTGCTCGACTCCGACATCGAGGAGAACAGCCAGCACTACCGCGACGTCACCGACCGCCTGTACGGCGGAAACTCCGAGCACCGCCTGCGCCAGGAGCTGCTCCTCGGCGTCGGTGGCGTGCGTGCGCTGCGCGCCTTCTCGCGCATCACCGGTGCACCCACGCCCGAGGTCTTCCACACCAACGAGGGCCACGCCGGCTTCCTCGGCATCGAGCGGATCCGCGAGCTCACCGTGGCCGACGACGGTCCGCGCCTCGACTTCGACACCGCCCTCGAGGTCTCCCGGGCCGGCACGGTCTTCACGACCCACACGCCGGTGCCCGCCGGCATCGACCGCTTCCCGCGGGAGCTCATCGAGCAGTACTTCGGCGGCGGCTCCTCGCCGACGCCGGGCGTGCCCGCCGACCGGGTGCTGAGGCTGGGTGCCGAGGACTACGACGGCGGCGACGCGGCCGTCTTCAACATGGCGGTCATGGGCTTCCGGCTCGCCCAGCGGGCCAACGGCGTCTCCAAGCTGCACGGCGTCGTCTCTCGTGGCATGTTCAACGGTCTCTGGCCGGCCTTCGACGAGGCCGAGGTGCCGATCAGCTCGATCACCAACGGCGTGCACGGCCCCACCTGGATCGCCCGCGAGATCTTCGACCTGGCTCGCTCTCGCGGTGCCGACGTCGATGGTGACGACACCGACTCGCTGTGGCCGCTGGTCGACGAGTTCGGTGGCCGGGAGCTCTGGGACCTCAAGCGGACCCTGCGAGCCCGGCTCGTCGAGGACGCTCGCGGCCGGATGAGGCGCTCGAGCATCAAGCGCGGATCCGCGCCCGCCGAGCTCGGCTGGGTCGACTCCGCACTCGACGCCGATGTGCTCACGATCGGCTTCGCGCGCCGCGTGCCGTCGTACAAGCGGCTGACGCTGATGCTGCGCGATCCCGCCCGCCTGAAGATGCTGTTGCTCGACCCCGAGCGGCCGATCCAGCTGGTCATCGCCGGCAAGGCGCACCCGGCCGACGACGGCGGCAAGAAGCTGATCCAGGAGATCGTCAAGTTCGCCGACGACCCCGAGATCCGGCACCGCATCGCGTTCCTGCCCAACTACGACATCGCGATGGCGCTGCCTCTCTACCCCGGCTGCGACGTCTGGCTCAACAACCCGCTGCGCCCTTACGAGGCGTGCGGCACGTCCGGCATGAAGGCCGCCCTCAACGGTGGCCTCAATCTGTCGATCCTCGACGGCTGGTGGGACGAGTGGTACGACGGCCAGAACGGCTGGGCGATCCCGTCGGCCGACGGCGTCGACGACCAGGACCGGCGCGACGACCTCGAGGCCAACGCGCTCTACGACCTGATCGAGAACGAGGTCGCGCCGCGGTTCTACGACGTCGACAACGAGGGCGTGCCCACCCGCTGGCTCGAGATGGTGCGGCACACGCTGAAGTCGCTCGGCCCCAAGGTGCTGGCCACCCGTCAGGTCCGTGACTACGTGCGCGACCTGTACTCCCCGGCCGCGCACACGTCGCGGGCGCTCAACTCCAACTACGACGGCGCCCGCGAGCTCGCCGCATGGAAGCAGGGTGTGCGCCAGGCCTGGCCGTCGGTGCACGTCGAGCACGTCGAGTCGGCCGGTGTCGACGACTCCCCGGAGGTCGGCGCGAACCTGACCGTGCGCGCGTTCGTCGCGCTCGGATCGCTGAGCCCCGACGACGTCGAGGTTCAGGTCGTGCACGGCCGCACCACCGGCGACGACGAGCTCGCCGACTCGACCGTGAGCGTCATGCACGTCGTCGAGAGCTACGACGGCAACCGGCACCGCTTCGACGCCGACGTGTCCCTCGCCCGGTCCGGCTCGTTCGGCTACACAGTGCGGGTCGTGCCGCGTAACGACGCGCTCGCCTCGGTCGCCGAGCTCGGGTTGGTCGCCGTTCCCGCCTGA
- the glgX gene encoding glycogen debranching protein GlgX, whose protein sequence is MTPGMWDHEGQRNAVWPGRNWPLGATWSEESTNFAVYAPRATRAWVCLFEDDGHGTEVETRVELTEQSLGIWHGAVPGLMAGALYGYRVEGPWRPAEGLRFNVNKLLLDPYGRAVSGTVTPEPAIFSFVIGTPEVMSELDSAPYMARSVVVYDEFDWGDDTPLGRRWRDTVIYELHVKGMTQLHDRVPEELRGTYAGLATPAVIDYLRDLGVTAVELLPVHQFVSEPKLAELGLVNYWGYNSIGFFAPHGAYSASGDRGQQVTEFKTMVKAFHDAGLEVYLDVVYNHTAEAGPRGPTLSFRGLDDRGYYQRVSDQLHPTAKTDAYWDVTGCGNTVDATHTQSLRMILDSLRYWVSEMHVDGFRFDLMSALARTNQEIDMGSHLLVAIGQDPVLRHVKLIAEPWDASMDGYRVGGFPPPWIEWNDQYRDTVRDFWRGRADGIRTVATRLAGSSDLYADDGRSPYASVNFVTAHDGFTLRDLVSYDQKHNEANGENGRDGTDNNRSWNCGVEGETDDPEIIALRRRQAANMMAMLCFSNGVPMLTAGDERGRTQGGNNNAYGQDNETSWIDWRPDDAWLDLYEITKTALRLRREHPALRQRHWFEGRPTIKGGPKDIVWLHPEGREMSDADWRDDSIKAVGLFVLGDPLRFPGAHGEQQRDKSFMIWLNSSPNDVVLTLPENAWISAGEIVLSTDSTNPIGTQVKAGEQVKQEGRSVLVFRQT, encoded by the coding sequence GTGACACCGGGAATGTGGGACCACGAGGGCCAGCGCAACGCAGTCTGGCCCGGGCGCAACTGGCCGCTAGGCGCGACCTGGAGCGAGGAGTCGACCAACTTCGCCGTCTACGCACCCCGGGCGACCCGCGCCTGGGTGTGCCTGTTCGAGGACGACGGCCACGGCACGGAGGTCGAGACCCGGGTCGAGCTGACCGAGCAGTCGCTGGGCATCTGGCACGGCGCCGTGCCCGGCCTGATGGCCGGCGCGCTCTACGGCTACCGCGTCGAGGGACCGTGGCGGCCCGCGGAGGGGCTGCGATTCAACGTCAACAAGCTGCTGCTCGACCCCTACGGCCGGGCGGTCTCCGGCACCGTCACGCCCGAGCCCGCGATCTTCTCGTTCGTCATCGGCACCCCCGAGGTGATGAGCGAGCTCGACTCCGCGCCGTACATGGCGCGCAGCGTCGTCGTATACGACGAGTTCGACTGGGGCGACGACACTCCCCTCGGCCGGCGGTGGCGCGACACCGTCATCTACGAGCTCCACGTCAAGGGCATGACCCAGCTGCATGACCGAGTGCCCGAGGAGCTGCGCGGAACGTACGCCGGCCTCGCGACGCCCGCGGTCATCGACTACCTCCGCGACCTGGGCGTGACGGCGGTCGAGCTGCTGCCGGTGCACCAGTTCGTCTCCGAGCCCAAGCTCGCCGAGCTCGGCCTGGTGAACTACTGGGGCTACAACTCCATCGGCTTCTTCGCCCCGCACGGCGCCTACTCCGCCTCCGGCGACCGTGGCCAGCAGGTCACCGAGTTCAAGACGATGGTCAAGGCGTTCCACGACGCCGGGCTCGAGGTCTATCTCGACGTCGTCTACAACCACACCGCCGAGGCCGGGCCGCGTGGGCCGACGCTGAGCTTCCGGGGCCTCGACGACCGGGGCTACTACCAGCGCGTCAGCGATCAGTTGCACCCGACGGCGAAGACCGACGCCTACTGGGACGTCACCGGGTGCGGCAACACCGTCGACGCCACTCACACCCAGTCGCTGCGGATGATCCTCGACTCGCTGCGCTACTGGGTGAGCGAGATGCACGTCGACGGGTTCCGCTTCGACCTGATGTCGGCACTGGCCCGCACCAACCAGGAGATCGACATGGGCAGCCACCTGCTCGTCGCGATCGGCCAGGACCCGGTGCTGCGCCACGTGAAGCTGATCGCCGAGCCGTGGGACGCCTCCATGGACGGCTACCGCGTCGGAGGCTTCCCGCCGCCGTGGATCGAGTGGAACGACCAGTACCGCGACACTGTCCGCGACTTCTGGCGGGGCCGGGCCGACGGCATCCGCACCGTTGCCACCCGCCTCGCCGGCTCGTCCGACCTGTACGCCGACGACGGCCGGTCGCCGTACGCCTCCGTTAACTTCGTGACCGCCCACGACGGCTTCACCCTGCGCGACCTCGTGTCGTACGACCAGAAGCACAACGAGGCCAACGGCGAGAACGGGCGCGACGGCACCGACAACAACCGCTCGTGGAACTGCGGCGTCGAGGGCGAGACCGACGACCCCGAGATCATCGCGCTGCGGCGGCGGCAGGCCGCGAACATGATGGCGATGCTCTGCTTCTCCAACGGCGTGCCGATGCTGACCGCCGGCGACGAGCGCGGCCGCACCCAGGGTGGCAACAACAACGCCTACGGCCAGGACAACGAGACCTCGTGGATCGACTGGCGACCCGACGACGCGTGGCTCGACCTCTACGAGATCACCAAGACCGCGCTGCGGCTGCGTCGTGAGCACCCGGCGCTGCGGCAGCGGCACTGGTTCGAGGGGCGGCCCACCATCAAGGGTGGTCCCAAGGACATCGTCTGGCTGCACCCCGAGGGGCGCGAGATGTCGGACGCCGACTGGCGCGACGACTCGATCAAGGCGGTCGGGCTGTTCGTGCTGGGTGACCCGTTGCGCTTCCCAGGTGCCCACGGCGAGCAGCAGCGCGACAAGTCGTTCATGATCTGGCTCAACTCCAGCCCCAACGACGTCGTGCTCACGCTGCCCGAGAACGCCTGGATATCCGCCGGCGAGATCGTGCTCTCCACCGACTCGACGAACCCGATCGGCACCCAGGTCAAGGCGGGCGAACAGGTCAAGCAGGAGGGCCGCTCCGTGCTGGTGTTCCGGCAGACCTGA